One part of the Algibacter sp. L1A34 genome encodes these proteins:
- a CDS encoding sodium:solute symporter, translated as MQTLNWIDWVVLCVTLIAIVAYGTYQTRGSRNVQDYLKGGNTSKWWTIGLSVMATQASAITFLSTPGQAFNDGMGFVQFYFGLPIAMVVICMVFIPLYHRLKVYTAYEFLENRFDLKTRTLTAILFLIQRGLAAGITIFAPAIILSVVLKWDLLTLNIVIGFLVIIYTVSGGTRAVNVTQKHQMVVIFIGMLVAFFLIVSKLPQDITFSKALDIAGASGKMEVLDFSFNLNNRYTFWSGIIGGTFLMLSYFGTDQSQVQRYLSGKSVKEMQLGLIFNGLLKIPMQFFILLVGVMVFVFYQFNEAPVNFNPTATEVVLNSKYADEFKTLQNEQKTIFNDKQNIIKSFLNSDNPEASKQIALANEANDKLRQKARDLIDKASESESIKIESNDKDYVFIHFILNNLPRGLIGLLLAVILSAAMSSTASELNALGSTTTIDLYKRNTSEKTEEEMVRASRWFTFAWGIIAIGVACVANLAENLIQLVNIIGSIFYGNVLGVFLLAFFFKFVKGNAVFIGALITQFIVIALYLLDLNNLINLPFLWLNFVGCAIVIAISCIIQILIPNEKPITS; from the coding sequence ATGCAAACTTTAAATTGGATCGATTGGGTAGTGCTTTGTGTAACTTTAATAGCTATAGTAGCTTACGGCACGTACCAAACCCGAGGTAGCCGTAATGTACAAGATTATTTAAAAGGAGGAAATACATCAAAATGGTGGACCATCGGTCTTTCGGTAATGGCAACCCAAGCCAGTGCCATCACCTTTCTTTCAACGCCTGGGCAAGCTTTTAACGACGGTATGGGCTTTGTACAATTCTACTTTGGCTTACCTATTGCCATGGTAGTTATTTGTATGGTTTTCATTCCATTATACCACAGATTAAAAGTTTATACAGCATACGAATTTCTAGAAAACCGCTTCGACTTAAAAACTCGAACATTAACGGCCATTCTGTTTTTAATACAACGTGGCTTGGCAGCAGGAATTACCATTTTTGCACCTGCAATTATTCTTTCCGTAGTTCTTAAATGGGATTTACTGACACTAAATATTGTTATCGGGTTTCTAGTCATTATTTACACCGTTTCCGGAGGAACACGCGCTGTAAACGTAACTCAAAAACACCAAATGGTCGTTATTTTTATCGGGATGCTTGTTGCTTTCTTTTTAATTGTTAGTAAGCTTCCGCAAGATATTACATTCAGTAAAGCACTTGATATTGCTGGAGCTAGTGGTAAAATGGAAGTTTTAGATTTTTCATTCAACTTAAATAATCGTTACACCTTTTGGAGTGGTATTATTGGCGGTACATTTTTAATGTTATCCTATTTCGGGACCGATCAAAGCCAAGTACAGCGCTACCTTTCTGGCAAATCTGTTAAAGAAATGCAACTTGGTTTAATTTTTAATGGACTTTTAAAAATACCTATGCAATTCTTTATTTTATTGGTAGGCGTTATGGTTTTCGTGTTTTATCAATTTAATGAAGCTCCTGTAAATTTTAATCCAACAGCAACAGAAGTTGTTTTAAATTCTAAATATGCCGATGAATTTAAAACCCTTCAAAATGAACAAAAAACAATTTTTAACGATAAGCAAAATATCATTAAATCTTTTTTAAATTCTGATAATCCAGAAGCATCAAAACAAATCGCTTTAGCCAATGAAGCCAATGATAAATTGCGACAAAAAGCTAGAGATTTAATTGATAAAGCTTCGGAAAGTGAAAGTATAAAAATAGAAAGCAACGATAAGGATTATGTTTTTATTCATTTTATTCTGAATAATTTACCACGCGGACTAATCGGTTTACTTTTAGCAGTAATTTTAAGCGCAGCCATGTCGAGTACTGCAAGTGAATTAAACGCTTTAGGCTCTACAACAACCATAGATTTATACAAACGAAATACTAGCGAAAAAACAGAAGAAGAAATGGTAAGAGCCTCACGTTGGTTTACATTTGCTTGGGGAATTATTGCTATAGGTGTAGCTTGTGTTGCCAATTTAGCCGAAAACTTAATTCAGCTTGTAAATATTATTGGATCTATTTTTTATGGCAACGTTTTAGGTGTGTTTTTGTTAGCTTTTTTCTTTAAATTTGTAAAAGGAAATGCCGTATTTATAGGAGCCTTAATAACGCAATTTATTGTAATTGCATTATATCTTTTAGACTTAAACAATCTTATTAACTTGCCATTTTTATGGTTAAATTTTGTGGGTTGTGCTATTGTAATCGCAATTTCATGTATAATTCAAATACTTATTCCAAATGAAAAACCAATCACAAGTTAA